In Cloacibacillus sp. An23, the following are encoded in one genomic region:
- a CDS encoding YggS family pyridoxal phosphate-dependent enzyme, with product MSDIKSNIEKIKGKIAEAARRAGRGADEVRLMGVTKFHPLEMMLEAAPMLDLIGENRVQEASEKRAAWPAGTPSCPWHLIGHLQKNKIRRALENFDLVESVDALDTARAMDRVLSEGGRDAFPVYIEVNMSREPAKSGVAPEDAERLLEGVMASAPALSVEGLMTVAADTDDEAVLRATFGGLRELRERLRAASGLPLPELSMGMSGDFAVAVEEGSTIVRVGSAIFGPRNY from the coding sequence GTGAGCGACATAAAAAGCAACATAGAAAAAATAAAGGGCAAGATAGCCGAGGCGGCGCGCCGCGCCGGACGCGGGGCGGACGAAGTGCGCCTCATGGGCGTCACGAAATTCCATCCGCTCGAAATGATGCTCGAGGCCGCGCCCATGCTCGACCTGATAGGCGAGAACCGGGTGCAGGAGGCCTCGGAGAAGCGCGCGGCGTGGCCCGCCGGCACGCCGTCGTGCCCGTGGCACCTCATAGGACATTTACAGAAAAACAAGATACGCCGCGCCCTCGAGAATTTTGATTTAGTCGAAAGCGTAGACGCCCTCGACACCGCGCGCGCGATGGACCGCGTGCTGAGCGAGGGCGGCAGAGATGCTTTCCCGGTATACATAGAAGTGAACATGTCGCGCGAGCCGGCGAAAAGCGGCGTCGCCCCCGAAGATGCGGAGCGGCTGCTCGAGGGCGTGATGGCCTCGGCGCCGGCCCTCTCGGTCGAGGGGCTGATGACCGTAGCGGCTGACACGGACGACGAGGCCGTGCTGCGCGCGACATTCGGAGGACTGCGCGAACTGCGCGAAAGGCTGCGCGCGGCCTCCGGGCTTCCTCTGCCCGAGCTCTCGATGGGCATGAGCGGCGACTTCGCCGTAGCCGTCGAAGAGGGCAGCACGATAGTCCGCGTCGGCAGCGCTATATTCGGTCCCAGAAATTACTGA
- a CDS encoding HAD-IA family hydrolase, translating to MTPRDTAPVKAALFDFDMTLVDSSWGIEHCTNEFAKLKGLRPVPRETVMAAIGLTIEDSWRMYWGEFRQEWLEEYRAKFRAEERRLLRLFPDTLSTLDALRGAGIKTGLVSNRRYARNPAEYLGITDRLDVIIGLEDVTHAKPHPEPLLTALARLGAEPSEAVYVGDTDIDMKAAAAAGVRGIGVATGNFSREQHLAAGAWRACACLAEVPPLCGVTDGKQK from the coding sequence ATGACGCCGCGCGATACAGCGCCGGTAAAGGCGGCGCTTTTCGATTTCGACATGACGCTCGTTGACAGCAGCTGGGGCATAGAGCACTGCACGAACGAGTTCGCGAAGCTCAAAGGGCTGCGCCCCGTGCCGCGCGAGACGGTCATGGCGGCGATAGGCCTCACGATAGAAGACAGCTGGCGCATGTACTGGGGCGAGTTCCGCCAGGAGTGGCTAGAGGAATACCGCGCGAAATTCCGCGCAGAGGAGCGCCGGCTGCTGCGCCTGTTCCCCGACACGCTTTCGACGCTCGACGCGCTGCGCGGCGCGGGGATAAAGACCGGGCTCGTCTCAAACAGGCGCTACGCGCGCAATCCGGCGGAATATCTCGGCATCACCGACAGGCTCGACGTGATAATCGGCCTCGAGGACGTGACTCACGCGAAGCCGCACCCGGAGCCGCTGCTGACGGCGCTCGCGCGCCTCGGCGCCGAACCGTCCGAGGCCGTCTACGTAGGCGACACGGATATAGACATGAAGGCCGCCGCCGCGGCGGGAGTGCGCGGAATAGGCGTCGCGACTGGTAATTTCAGCCGAGAACAGCATCTCGCCGCCGGGGCGTGGCGCGCCTGCGCCTGCCTGGCCGAGGTGCCGCCGCTCTGCGGCGTAACGGACGGCAAACAAAAATAA